The genomic interval atgctagaaagtcttacatttcGAATCggaattatttgtttttaatattttgagatgggGTTAGTACTTGAGAATTGAGACAGCTGTTGCctttgagagagaaaaaatatggtaaactctttttttttctcactgaTGGGAATtgttagtttttaaataatatttattttaataaaaatgcaaaaataaatttccgACACGTGTAATTATAAGAATAGCACCATGTCAAACCCCTAGTTCAACATGTTTAGCATCTGTGCTACCGTAGTTAAACTGGGGAAGTTCAACACCTTGTCACTCTCCCCCAGTTTCACAAACACCCTCTGTTGAACACCCCCTAGTTTGACAGGTTTGGCATTCGTGCTATCATAGGTGGTAGGGTATGTCGAACCGTGGGAGTTTAATAGGTCTCTATCGCTCTCCTCTAGTTTCATAGGCGCACAGTTAAACTTGGGTGTTATTCTTGCAACCACACGTGATGATAGAAagattttgtaaatttttgttaACATAATATTATTCTATAAAAATCGGAATTGTTATGGAATAGGATCCCCTGCAGTGCTACTGCAGGGGCTACAGTATAGTGCATTTGGTATACCCTTTAACCGTTGGATTAAAATAGATGGCCGAGATTTATCGCTACAGCTATTGCTACGGTAGTAAATGGTGTTTTGGGTTACTGTTGCTAAAGTATTTTATGTGTTGTTTATGACATTTATTTACTGTTCTCCTCACATAAACAGTGCTCCTCTGCATTATTCTAGAGGATCCGGACCCAATTGTTACAGGCTTTACAGCTTCCATGCCACAGGCACCCATATGCTAGTAGCACACCTAGCCAGCACAAATATTCACTGAAGTGCTAGCTAAGACAGATCATGGAAATGTGCCAGATTAACAGACATGTATGCTACCTACCCCTGTTTTATAGGTTTGGTAAAATTTACAGTTCTTTAGCCTCCCACAGGCCACAGAAAAGAAGCTAGCTGGGGTGAAAGATGGCTGTCATTTCCTCCAACTCACTCCTTTTGAGGCACATCAAGGGTTAGGTAATCTTCTTCTGTTAAACAAGAAACACTGTCAAGTGAAAAGGTCGGTTTCTTCGGCTGAAAATAAGGTTAAAGCAGCCTAGAACTTTGCATTTTCCCTGTTCAAAGACTGGGTTAGGCCGTTAGGATTCAGAGATTTGATAGCTTTTCTTCACCTTTGCTAATCAgtcttcttctcttcctctcctgtTCTTGTGGAAAATGATTTGCTTCAGGAAGCAGTATCTGATTCGGTATCATCACCTAGCATCTCGAAACTATTGGTGTACATGAATGGACCTTGGCATCTTGTTCAGCCAACCATGCGTGCCCAGACAACTGATGCCACTGAATCAGACTCTGCATGGTCGCTTTAAACTGAAACCATTTGGGTCTGAAgcatttgtgtttttttgcaGCAATGCAGAGTTGCACTCGATCTGGGCATCGTGCACTGCAAAAGAAACAGCAAATCATTCCATGGTAGACCTCATCAGCGCGTGCGCGTGCGCGTGCACTCACACACAAGTCacaacaaaacacaaaaacaaaagattttaCTCACTGTCTCTGCAGATCCCAGCAACACAAATTTCTTggcctttttattttctcagcTCCTGCCAGGAGAACAGTGCAAAGTGTGCAAAAGAGAAGGGATAAGAGTAGTATAACACATCTTGCCCTGTAGAGTGAATGAAGGCTGGTGAAAATGTGACTGGTAGCCTTTTTGTCAGCTCAATTGATCAGACAATGCtcatgaaaacaaaaacatgacAATGATGGCCTATACATCCTTTTCCATCCATGGAAATGATATGGACAATGCAGGCATTCATAGCTCTTTCTTACAGCTTTCAAAACACCCACAGAGAGAAGTGCACTGTGCAAAACTGCAAATGGCTACTTGTTCGTTACAGTCCAAAAACAGGGaataaaaggagagaaaaaaaaaagcccagcaatgtacagaaaaaaaatctggtgGACGCTTGCCGTTGTTGTCAGTACTCAGTAGTATCTTTGCTGTTGGTGGCCAAAGACTGCTGTACTTATGATTGAATGATCGTCCTATCTGCCGTTGTTCCTCTCCTTTGCTGTGTAAGTGCTCATCTGGGTTCCTTATTCTCTTTGGAGTCAGTTAAATAATTTGTCACACCATCCCTACTAGTTGCAGCATGTAGTAACTttgttcagagttcagagaaACATGGTCCATAGTACCTGCTGTGAAAAAGGCGAGGAACATGACAAATTGCTCGTTAGAGCTCTCTCCTTCACCAGATATGTGATATGTCATGTAGATATTGTAACATGAGATTGAGCACACATGTACCTTGTCCCATTGAATCAAATCTTGTGCATCATGCAAGCGCTTGGTGAACTTCTGAAGATCAATGTGCTGTTATGGCATTCTGCTAAATTCAAATCCGACCTTGTCCACTTTTAGTCCTTTACTCTTCATCAACAATGCAGCCTGCTATTGGAAATTTTTAGATTAGTATTTATGGAACACAGACATTTCGGTTTAGAACTAAGTTCACTCTCCCAATCATACCACCTCATCAATAGCTGCAGGACTAGACATTCATACGATGATCGAAGTTCTCAAATCCTTTCAGTAGAAATTTAGGTCGGTGTATCCATATGGATTGATATCAGTATATCCGTATGAGTAGGGCAGCAATTCTTCAATGTCTAGTTGTGAGCTTGAACAACTCATCTTCTGGATTCTGCTATGATTGATTGATTCTACTTCTGCGCTGAAGACGCTGTAAACTGGCCGATGATCTGAAAAGCGAGATTCGCCTCGAACATATGACAATTGACCAAGGCCCCTTCCATACCATAATATGCGATCGCACCTGCACAAAAAGATCACCAAATTTACTCTTACTGTATAAACCTcagcaaaaaaatttgaaaccaATAATGTATAGCCAAAATACCATGCAGGAgttctcttcttttccttctGGTTCATGTCATCCCCAGCATACTTGTCTGAATTATTCGAATATTTGTATGTTGGCGGGAAGTATATTTTCCCCTCGTTCCAACCGACAAACACTCGCCCACCTCTTTGCTCAATCCTTAGCTGAAAGTGTcaagtttttctatatttgagATTATACATTATTTCATAAACATTTTTACAGTGAAAACATTgtgtccttttcttttcttttcttttctttacaaACTCAAAACAACAGCTCCTCAGCTTTTGCCAAGCTATCAGAAATCTAGTAACATGATAAAGTAAAAGAATGACAAGACAGAAAGCACCTGATTGCCTGTGCCACAAGAATTTTACTGCTTTCTAGGGGTTCAACGCTACACACACGCACTCATTCCGATACTGTACTCAAGAAGGTTTACAAATTCTCACCTGATCTTTCTCAAGCAATGCTTTCCAATTGCGCATCTCCACGAGGGCCTTCACCGATCGGTAGGAAAGTGCGATTCTGTAATTTAGGTCCCCAAGCCAGATGATTCGGCTGCAGCAAAAGGCACAAGAAGGGCCCTCAAAATTACAACACATGAATATGGAACAAATTAAGAGCTTGTGCTAAGGTTCGTTGCTTACTCATGCTCTAAGATAGTTTCTGGTGAACGCTCATACTGTCCATAAACCATTGGAAAACTTGTCTTTCTAAGGATTTCCAGCACATCAGAATTCCTCCTCATCTCATCACCATCCTTCTGTCCTGATGTCAGGTGACTGCAGACGAAGCAGAAGCTTGTTTGGTGCAATGACATGCTAATCGAAATCGAACCCTGGAAAACAAATCCTTTACTGTTGAATACCTAAGCTAATAAGATTTATTGGTTGCAATCAATCCATATAAGGtagacagtaaaaaaaaaataacacttgATACACAACATTGGAACACCATGAATTACCTTATTTCCAAGGTAGCCCATCAATCCTCTCCCAACACAAGATACCTTCAGATTTCTAATGTCATCTCTTATGTCTTTCCGGGCCCAAATCATCAAAAACAATCCCACCATTTGCTTGCTTGCAACCAAGCAATATCTGAACATCATATTATCCTCAAATGAGCCACTGGATCTcataaaaggtttaaaaatttcaaGCTCAAAAATTACCTAGTATGACCAGCCGGTCTATGGTTTTCTTCAAGAGATGATGCATTGCCGTATCCGTACGACATTGGTGAATAAACTGTACTTGGTGATTCACCAGTGTTGTTCTCATCGTCCGATGAGCCTCCCCACCGGCAGGTCGTCTCGTAGTCACTAGGCCGACGACCATAGATAGCTCGGTCGCAGACGCTGTACCGCCGTTCCAGCCTAGGCTGGGGTGCAAGAATGTCACCCTCCATCCTCAAGCTCCGGCTAAGTCCGGCCTGGAAAGACCGGCGGTGGAAGAAGGATGCATTGTTCTGCCTCGACGACAACCCCTCAAAGTCGTCGTCCATCTCCACCACCGGGTCAGGCGCCGGAGATGGCGTCCGGAAGCTACCATTGCCACTAGTGCCCGGCAAGTTGTTCAGAGTTCTTCTGACCAGTGACACCCACTTCCTTGCCGGGCCATTGTCCTCTGTTCCAAGAACATTGCCAGCATTCAACGGGACGATCTCTTGAAACCTAAATGGCACGATAACATCGCAATTATCACGGTAATCAAACTAACGGGGCTGTGATATCTTGCACCAATTCAGAGATGCAAAGAACATGGAGGAGATGATCAACAAAAGCATGTACCCGAGGACGTAGATATCAGCAGGAGGTGCAGCATGGAGCCAGTCCTCGAGGCTCATGCTGTTTGGGGGTGATCGGCCACCTACATTCCATGTGGCAACAAAGATCCTACTTCAAGAACAAGAGGGATCACGCGCAGGCCAAAATGTGGGAGAATTGGGTGTCACCAACATTGTGAGTGTAGAGGCTTACCTATAGTCTAACGTCACGGTGGCCTCGGTGGCGTCGAGGTCGATCTTTCCGCGCCTTGATCGCTCATGACTTTTTCTCGAAGACCTCTCTGAGAAAGCAGTTCATGGCAGTGGCGAATGCAATGAGAAATGGTACAGCCAAGATCAAAAGGCACGGAAATGTTCAATCTTTGGTAGTTTGCTCACCTGTTCTGCTTTTCTTGACTGTGGTTGGTTCCCTCCTGGTGAAGCTGCTTCCCCTCCACTCATCATCACCTCCTCCTGCAATCAGAACACAGCCCGATCAATGCGAGAAATACTCCAAATAATGGTGTACGAACAAAttgcaaaaacaaatataataaaaccAGCAAACGAGAGTGCTTTTCACAAGTGGCAAAAGAGAGTCGATAGAAACAGGGCAAAGAAAGACTGAAAGAGAGACATGGCGAGCTCACTGATGGAGCAACCAGGCTCACAGACACAAACACACACTCGCAGAACCCAAACGCATGCACACCTCTCCTCCCAATTGCAGCTACATCATCGGCATGGAAGTCATGGGCCTTGCTCCTGATGTTGAACCACTTCCTCACTAAGCTCTTGGACCATGACAGCTACAGGTTGTGACAACATCAAAGATACAACACATTGAAGAATAAGGAGGCACGGCATTTACTATCAGAAATGAAGGCGAGGTCAGGAAGAGACCAAGAACGAAAGACGTACCTTGCTCTTCTTGGTGGTGTTGCTGCCATCTCTCATTGTTTCTCAGGGGAACACTCATGCAGCCCAAACAAACTGTTGGTTGCAGCAAAAATGGGCAGTTGATGGCAGGTAGGGGCCAAGGAGGAGGTAGAGACAATGAGGCCGGCCACTGTTTGTTTCTCTATAAACAAAGATTGTGATTTGATggaaagaggaggaggatgacagagagagagagacacgCACACAGATAGAAAGAAGATGAGAGGGATTGAGGATGAGAACAAAATCTGGATTCTCTTTGGAGGAAAGAGCCTTGTAACACTAATGTTCTAGCTGGCTTCTGAAGCAAAGGGAGAAGAACAAATGTGATGCTACTACTAGCCTGCGGCTTCTTGGAGGAAGATgag from Oryza brachyantha chromosome 3, ObraRS2, whole genome shotgun sequence carries:
- the LOC102714625 gene encoding type I inositol polyphosphate 5-phosphatase 4 isoform X1 gives rise to the protein MRDGSNTTKKSKLSWSKSLVRKWFNIRSKAHDFHADDVAAIGRRGGGDDEWRGSSFTRREPTTVKKSRTERSSRKSHERSRRGKIDLDATEATVTLDYSRIFVATWNVGGRSPPNSMSLEDWLHAAPPADIYVLGFQEIVPLNAGNVLGTEDNGPARKWVSLVRRTLNNLPGTSGNGSFRTPSPAPDPVVEMDDDFEGLSSRQNNASFFHRRSFQAGLSRSLRMEGDILAPQPRLERRYSVCDRAIYGRRPSDYETTCRWGGSSDDENNTGESPSTVYSPMSYGYGNASSLEENHRPAGHTRYCLVASKQMVGLFLMIWARKDIRDDIRNLKVSCVGRGLMGYLGNKGSISISMSLHQTSFCFVCSHLTSGQKDGDEMRRNSDVLEILRKTSFPMVYGQYERSPETILEHDRIIWLGDLNYRIALSYRSVKALVEMRNWKALLEKDQLRIEQRGGRVFVGWNEGKIYFPPTYKYSNNSDKYAGDDMNQKEKKRTPAWCDRILWYGRGLGQLSYVRGESRFSDHRPVYSVFSAEVESINHSRIQKMSCSSSQLDIEELLPYSYGYTDINPYGYTDLNFY
- the LOC102714625 gene encoding type I inositol polyphosphate 5-phosphatase 4 isoform X2; translation: MRDGSNTTKKSKLSWSKSLVRKWFNIRSKAHDFHADDVAAIGRRGGGDDEWRGSSFTRREPTTVKKSRTERSSRKSHERSRRGKIDLDATEATVTLDYRIFVATWNVGGRSPPNSMSLEDWLHAAPPADIYVLGFQEIVPLNAGNVLGTEDNGPARKWVSLVRRTLNNLPGTSGNGSFRTPSPAPDPVVEMDDDFEGLSSRQNNASFFHRRSFQAGLSRSLRMEGDILAPQPRLERRYSVCDRAIYGRRPSDYETTCRWGGSSDDENNTGESPSTVYSPMSYGYGNASSLEENHRPAGHTRYCLVASKQMVGLFLMIWARKDIRDDIRNLKVSCVGRGLMGYLGNKGSISISMSLHQTSFCFVCSHLTSGQKDGDEMRRNSDVLEILRKTSFPMVYGQYERSPETILEHDRIIWLGDLNYRIALSYRSVKALVEMRNWKALLEKDQLRIEQRGGRVFVGWNEGKIYFPPTYKYSNNSDKYAGDDMNQKEKKRTPAWCDRILWYGRGLGQLSYVRGESRFSDHRPVYSVFSAEVESINHSRIQKMSCSSSQLDIEELLPYSYGYTDINPYGYTDLNFY